The Cloeon dipterum chromosome 3, ieCloDipt1.1, whole genome shotgun sequence genome includes a region encoding these proteins:
- the LOC135941562 gene encoding angiopoietin-4, which produces MVPKTVLCLALFVTAALAAGERSPNVVYPTKINSTWIAPSNNNTTDKPRPGSRNREQYLFNVFEVIVSTLESKLQRIENLDKAVEHLMRRVENLDNRVTDNLDKTDSVIQKLRSLDLRLFQGGLRGSNSAESTLRGTNTKDAVESLDMRLVSLNKKVTDIDTKLNGLKNQLDSNFLPADDINAEASEKKTMSIDISKAINAEIMQHISREFDGLKNTATNVERKLNVHMNSVHEQMNRALNMITEIKEAVVEPEVKNTTLLRNSKLDKLARQMSPIIGVSEKMDEVWDVVVGTKSSVDGLVPKSDELLTQTQRQERAINDIHADLRVKTNKIIQNLDMVEQRLKKQEERPVPADLLLDPTIDRLVEYDPARYTVDGALPTPDEIVPLTTQTTTTPRPSPTTTTTSTVATASTPLPVQVAAAPSTSGAAVNRINPSRNRIIFPSVKNKPSPANTTFTSEIIANVKDVKGYSCVDLLNAGMRESAVYYLQIRGTTYWYLKVYCEQEVADGGWTVIQRRDDFGEPRENFNRDWSDYKNGFGDPSKEFWLGNENIYMLTNNEEYMLRVELEDFEGNKRYAQYSHFKIYSEGEYYKLEIDGYEGNGGDSLNDPWYGSNNSPFSTYNKDNDRSSLNCASMLKGGWWWKSCGRGLNGLYLNDPQDLTARQGIVWFRWRGWDYTLKRASMMIKPKGAVTSP; this is translated from the exons AGAGCAGTACCTGTTCAACGTTTTTGAAGTGATCGTGTCCACCCTCGAGTCCAAACTGCAGAGGATAGAGAACTTGGACAAGGCCGTGGAGCACCTGATGCGACGCGTTGAAAATCTGGACAACAGAGTCACAGATAACCTGGACAAAACCGACTCGGTGATTCAGAAGCTGAGATCGTTGGATTTGCGGCTCTTCCAAGGTGGTCTCCGCGGTTCTAATAGCGCAGAGAGCACTTTGAGAGGCACCAATACTAAAGATGCGGTCGAGTCGTTGGACATGCGACTCGTTTCGCTCAACAAGAAGGTGACCGATATCGACACCAAGTTGAATGGACTCAAGAATCAGCTTGACTCCAACTTCTTGCCAGCCGACGACATCAACGCTGAAGCTAGCGAGAAAAAGACGATGAGCATCGACATCTCCAAAGCTATCAATGCCGAAATCATGCAGCACATTTCTCGCGAATTCGACGGCCTGAAGAACACGGCCACCAACGTCGAGCGCAAGTTGAATGTGCACATGAATTCAGTGCATGAGCAAATGAACAGAGCCCTTAACATGATAACCGAAATTAAAGAAGCCGTGGTCGAGCCAGAAGTTAAAAACACTACTCTGCTAAGAAATAGCAAGCTGGACAAATTGGCTAGGCAAATGTCACCTATCATCGGCGTGTCCGAAAAGATGGACGAGGTGTGGGACGTGGTTGTCGGCACAAAAAGCTCTGTCGACGGTCTCGTGCCAAAGTCTGACGAACTTTTGACGCAGACGCAACGCCAGGAACGTGCCATTAACGACATCCACGCCGATCTGCGAGTCAAGACGAACAAAATCATCCAGAACCTGGACATGGTGGAGCAGAGGCTGAAGAAGCAAGAGGAGCGACCCGTGCCAGCCGATTTGCTTTTGGACCCAACCATCGATCGTCTGGTCGAATACGACCCCGCTAGGTACACCGTTGACGGCGCTTTGCCAACCCCCGACGAAATCGTGCCTCTCACAACCCAAACGACCACGACCCCTAGACCCAGCCCAACTACAACCACGACATCGACCGTTGCCACGGCTAGCACACCTCTGCCAGTGCAAGTTGCCGCCGCCccgagcacctctggggccgCTGTAAATAGGATCAACCCGTCGAGGAACAGGATAATCTTCCCTAGTGTCAAGAATAAACCGTCTCCAGCCAACACCACCTTCACGTCGGAAATAATTGCCAACGTCAAAGACGTCAAA GGGTACTCATGCGTCGACTTGCTGAATGCTGGTATGAGAGAGTCGGCCGTCTATTATTTGCAAATCAGAGGCACCACCTACTGGTATCTAAAGGTGTACTGTGAACAAGAGGTCGCCGATGGTGGATGGACT GTCATTCAACGACGAGACGATTTCGGCGAGCCCAGGGAAAACTTTAACAGAGACTGGAGTGACTATAAAAACGGCTTCGGCGACCCGAGCAAGGAATTCTGGCTGGGCAACGAAAACATTTACATGCTGACCAATAACGAAGAGTACATGCTGCGAGTCGAGTTGGAGGACTTTGAAGGAAATAAGAG GTATGCACAGTACTCGCACTTCAAGATTTACTCAGAGGGCGAGTATTACAAGCTAGAAATCGACGGATACGAAGGCAACGGCGGCGACTCGTTAAATGATCCCTGGTACGGAAGCAACAACAGCCCATTTTCGACATACAACAA AGACAATGACAGATCAAGTTTGAACTGCGCCTCAATGCTCAAAGGAGGTTGGTGGTGGAAATCGTGCGGAAGAGGTCTGAATGGCCTTTACCTCAACGACCCACAGGACCTCACAGCCAGACAAG GCATTGTCTGGTTCAGATGGAGAGGATGGGACTACACATTAAAGAGAGCAAGCATGATGATCAAGCCAAAAGGAGCAGTCACGTCGCCCTAA